A genomic region of Lodderomyces elongisporus chromosome 5, complete sequence contains the following coding sequences:
- the PHO4 gene encoding phosphate-sensing transcription factor — translation MESHAWNSTFSPDNQQIQQLPPHLQIQSQANDININTGQVSGKSPFFPEIETQSINSAHHSVHSASNHSTPAAQITNNNNNNNIVNNSGNSNGNYLNANLQFTPQQQQQQQQQQQQQQQQQQQQVGAGGQISSVGSNPGTYSESEQLFLQQLEQNLYDHESSYNIHDGGNGSVGPSQGSTPFHLDAISHQQHPLQLQSQQHRVQQQQQQQQQQQQQQQQQQQQSLTTAADQHLLLHQQQREVYRPQQFTRHEILSKKSTPFKEIDYSREGSKSNHSTPSEISYNQHQHSQEYSQQRPLSQQAHHSQGNSQFQPDPSSLQQQQQQQPQQQQHYHQNQHLPLQQHQQQQPQPYEFSLDNLNFLIPEDFNFDETHNETTSSSSAFPPNVPTEQTPALLAINQIRKAEMASGIHGHEQGHTGQSQSQSRNQSHEFESPVLPGQNEKSFNHQHLYHKQTSENRVFTTIRNSISDPPQHVRPEAVFTPLVSPAITPLERAATGQAPAHINFEPLTSPALNAQQPSSSSTSSSTAITTTTTTTTNPNTNSVGNDKRRTSSSMYAPASTEEQKSTKRRTPHSTPVLNAVNKSYTSPSVKPRLSNSSSYNNGMQKLPEASVDNVQQHDSTMLPPSGRPITVNKTPLMGFTMGKLAEEELNNNPKNNKNNKNKKNKNYRNDQEEEGAEEAEEDGYDDNINNNNHNYDTKDFDGSDGKASADNVGDISKNSMSRKSSIKKPKSVSRKSSTSKHRSMSSSSSASSTTSSPKFTKKPEKLASKKASHKIAEQGRRNRMNVAIAELTALIPQAYHDEVAIPSKATTVELASKYITFLLGEIDELTKGNSGERRGKQEENKWEEDTTKEREKKKNNNNNNSSKNDGKKDDKNVDEDENIDEDLEVTEKVEESVKVEKDRN, via the coding sequence ATGGAACTGCACGCTTGGAACTCAACTTTTTCACCAGATAATCAACAAATTCAGCAGCTTCCACCTCACCTCCAAATTCAAAGTCAGGCTAATGACATTAACATTAATACTGGACAGGTGCTGGGAAAATCGCCATTTTTTCCTGAAATAGAGACCCAATCGATAAACTCGGCTCATCACAGTGTTCACTCTGCATCTAATCACTCCACGCCAGCCGCTCAaattaccaacaacaacaacaacaacaatattgtCAACAATAGCGGCAACAGCAATGGGAATTATTTAAATGCCAACTTGCAATTCACTccacaacagcaacaacagcaacagcagcaacagcagcaacagcagcaacagcaacaacaacaggtAGGAGCTGGTGGTCAGATACTGCTGGTAGGATCTAACCCTGGTACCTACAGTGAATCAGAACAACTATTTTTACAACAACTCGAGCAGAATCTTTACGATCATGAGCTGCTGTATAATATACATGACGGTGGTAATGGTAGCGTAGGACCAAGTCAAGGAAGTACTCCCTTTCATTTAGATGCAATTCTGCATCAACAGCATCCTCTACAACttcaactgcaacaacatcgagtacaacagcaacagcagcagcaacaacaacagcaacaacagcagcagcagcagcagcagcagtcattaacaacagcagcagatcaacatcttcttcttcatcagcaacaacgaGAGGTGTACCGCCCACAACAATTTACACGACATGAGATtctatcaaaaaaaagcacaCCATTTAAGGAAATAGATTATTCAAGAGAAGGAAGTAAACTGAACCACAGTACACCAAGCGAAATTTCATacaatcaacatcaacacctGCAAGAATACCTGCAACAACGTCCACTTTCCCAACAAGCTCACCATCTGCAAGGTAATCTGCAATTTCAACCCGATCCCAGTTcattgcaacaacaacaacaacaacaaccacaacaacaacaacattatcATCAAAACCAGCACCTCCCCctccaacaacatcaacaacaacaaccgcAGCCATATGAATTTTCATTGGAcaatttaaattttcttATTCCCGAGGATTTCAACTTTGACGAGACCCACAACGAAACGACTTCTTCGTCGTCCGCCTTTCCTCCCAATGTGCCCACTGAACAAACGCCGGCTCTTTTAGCTATAAACCAGATACGAAAAGCTGAGATGGCTTCTGGTATTCATGGACATGAGCAAGGTCACACTGGCCAAAGCCAAAGCCAAAGCCGAAATCAAAGCCATGAATTTGAATCTCCTGTCCTACCCGGGCAGAATGAGAAGCTGTtcaatcatcaacatttgTATCACAAACAAACTTCTGAAAATAGAGTATTTACGACAATACGCAACTCTATACTGGATCCACCACAACATGTACGGCCTGAAGCAGTGTTTACACCACTCGTGAGTCCAGCCATCACGCCATTAGAAAGAGCAGCTACGGGGCAAGCACCTGCGCATATTAATTTCGAGCCATTGACATCTCCAGCATTGAATGCCCAACaaccatcttcttcttctacttcttcttcaacagcaataacaacaacaacaacaacaacaacaaacccCAATACCAATAGTGTTGGTAATGATAAGAGAAGAACGTCAAGTTCAATGTATGCGCCAGCCTCAACAGAGGAACAGAAATCTACAAAGCGAAGAACTCCTCATAGTACTCCTGTTTTGAATGCAGTAAACAAAAGTTATACTTCGCCCTCAGTAAAGCCACGTTTGAGCAATTCTTCATCGTACAACAATGGAATGCAAAAATTACCAGAGGCTTCTGTTGATAATGTGCAACAACACGATAGCACCATGCTTCCACCAAGTGGAAGACCAATTACAGTAAATAAAACGCCACTCATGGGGTTCACAATGGGTAAATTAGCCGAAGAGGAGCTTAACAATAATCccaaaaataacaaaaataacaaaaataaaaagaataaaaattatagaaacgatcaagaagaagaaggagcagaagaagcagaagaagacgggtatgatgataatattaataataataatcataatTATGATACAAAAGATTTCGACGGTAGTGACGGGAAAGCTAGTGCTGATAATGTTGGCGATATTTCGAAAAACTCAATGCTGCGTAAATCAAGCATCAAAAAGCCAAAATCAGTGTCTCGTAAATCGTCAACATCAAAACATAGATCTATGTCATCTTCGTCACTGGCCAGTTCCACGACATCATCTCCAAAGTTTACAAAGAAACCAGAGAAGCTCGCTTCTAAAAAGGCATCACATAAGATTGCTGAGCAAGGTCGGAGAAATAGGATGAATGTTGCAATTGCCGAATTGACGGCATTGATACCGCAAGCGTATCACGATGAAGTGGCTATTCCTTCCAAGGCAACAACAGTAGAGTTGGCCTCTAAGTATATTACTTTCTTGTTGGGGGAAATTGACGAGTTGACAAAGGGTAATCTGGGCGAAAGAAGAGGGAAACAGGAAGAAAACAAGTGGGAAGAGGATACaaccaaagaaagagagaagaagaagaataataataataacaatagcaGTAAGAATGATGGTAAGAAGGATGATAAGAACGTGGATGAAGATGAGAATATTGACGAGGATCTAGAAGTGACCGAAAAAGTGGAGGAGAGTGTGAAAGTTGAGAAAGACCGGAATTAA
- the SEC23 gene encoding GTPase-activating protein S23, with translation MNFEEAEDINGVRFAWNAFPSTKAEAGKIVVPTGALYTPLKQREDLPIAAYDPVYCSNQSCKSILNPYCAVDPNGFWRCPLCQGRNSLPAHYHGINAENLPLELQNTSSTVEYITARPVQNPPIFTFVIDLCQDEENLKALIEDVIVSFNYLPPNALVGLITYGTMVQVHDLGSEKINKSYIFRGDKEYTDKQISDMLNRPVAPVLNQQQQQQQQQQPLQQQQQLANSLTRFFLPLEDVEFQLTSLLEGLNRDPWAVANGARPLRSTGSALNVAISLLGLTFPGFGARVMLFAAGPGTLNPGLIVGNQLKEPIRSHSDIDKDNAKHFKKAAKFYDALAAKAVKNCHTVDIFAGCYDQIGLLEMKNLCNNTGGTMLLSDAFTTSIFKRSFLRLFNKDEEGYLLMGFNGTFEIRTSKELKVSGLIGNASSLGVKTSNVSENELGIGGSSHYRLCSTSPRHTYAVFFDVANTQQLPPTAQSYIQFITHYQHSSGTYRIRVTTVSNYLTSDEQSLTNSFDQEAAAVIMARVTIFKSEQDDGADVLRWVDRMLIRLCQKFADYRKDQEESFRLGPQFQLYPQFIYYLRRSQFLQVFNNSPDETAFYRHVLLTEDANNSLIMIQPTLTSFTLDGEPEAVLLDSVSIKDDRILLLDTFFHILIFHGKTISAWRKAKYQEQEEYANFKQLLDEPKQEAAELLADRYPLPRFIDTEEGGSQARFLYSKLNPSVTYNTNEMIGGPGMGGAGGAIVLTDDVSLQVFMSHLQKLVVSGSS, from the coding sequence ATGAACTTTGAAGAGGCGGAAGACATCAATGGTGTCAGATTTGCTTGGAATGCGTTTCCCTCAACAAAAGCTGAGGCTGGCAAGATTGTTGTCCCCACAGGTGCTTTGTATACACCTTTAAAACAACGCGAAGATCTCCCCATTGCTGCATACGATCCCGTTTACTGTTCCAACCAATCATGTAAATCTATTTTGAACCCATACTGTGCAGTTGATCCAAATGGGTTCTGGAGATGTCCACTTTGTCAAGGTAGAAACTCCTTGCCTGCTCATTACCATGGTATTAATGCGGAGAATTTACCATTGGAATTGCAAAACACTAGCTCCACAGTCGAGTATATTACTGCTAGACCAGTTCAAAATCCACCAATTTTCACTTTTGTGATTGATTTGTGtcaagatgaagaaaatttgaaagCATTGATTGAGGATGTCATTGTCAGTTTTAACTACTTGCCACCAAATGCATTGGTTGGGTTGATCACTTATGGAACTATGGTTCAAGTACACGATTTGGGAtcagaaaaaattaacaagaGCTATATTTTTCGTGGTGACAAGGAATACACCGATAAACAAATTAGTGATATGCTAAACAGACCCGTGGCACCAGTGTtgaaccaacaacaacaacagcagcagcagcagcagccattgcaacagcaacaacaattggcAAACTCACTTACTAGATTCTTTTTGCCCTTGGAGGATGTTGAGTTTCAATTGACTTCACTTTTGGAAGGGTTGAATAGAGATCCATGGGCAGTTGCCAATGGTGCAAGACCATTAAGATCAACTGGTTCCGCTTTAAATGTTGCGATTAGTCTTTTAGGCTTAACCTTTCCTGGTTTTGGTGCAAGGGTTATGTTATTTGCTGCAGGCCCAGGTACGTTGAACCCGGGATTGATTGTGGGTAATCAATTGAAAGAGCCAATTAGATCGCACTCGGATATTGACAAGGATAATGCTAAGCATTTCAAGAAAGCTGCCAAGTTTTACGATGCATTGGCTGCAAAGGCAGTCAAGAACTGTCATACTGTTGATATCTTTGCTGGTTGTTATGACCAGATTGGTTTgttggaaatgaaaaacttgTGCAATAACACTGGTGGTACTATGTTGCTTTCCGATGCGTTCACTACCTCGATTTTCAAGAGATCATTTTTGAGATTGTTCAACAAGGATGAAGAAGGGTACTTGCTTATGGGATTTAATGGTACTTTTGAAATCAGAACCTCGAAGGAATTAAAGGTTAGTGGATTAATTGGTaatgcttcttctttgggTGTCAAGACCTCTAATGTTTCTGAAAATGAACTAGGAATTGGTGGCTCGTCGCATTATAGACTTTGTTCGACCTCGCCAAGACATACTTATGCTGTGTTTTTCGATGTTGCAAACACGCAACAACTTCCACCCACGGCGCAAAGTTATATCCAGTTTATCACGCACTACCAACATTCGAGCGGTACTTATAGAATTAGAGTTACTACAGTTTCTAATTACCTTACATCGGATGAGCAATCATTGACCAATTCATTTGACCAGGAAGCTGCGGCAGTGATTATGGCACGTGTGACTATATTTAAATCGGAGCAGGATGATGGTGCCGATGTGCTTAGATGGGTTGATCGTATGCTTATACGTCTCTGTCAGAAATTTGCTGATTATAGAAAAGATCAAGAAGAGAGTTTCCGGTTGGGACCACAGTTCCAGTTGTATCCGCAATTTATTTACTATTTGCGAAGATCTCAATTCTTACAAGTGTTCAATAACTCACCTGACGAAACAGCCTTCTATAGACATGTGTTACTCACAGAGGATGCCAATAACTCGCTCATTATGATCCAACCTACATTGACGTCATTTACCTTGGATGGAGAACCAGAAGCTGTACTTTTGGACTCTGTTTCGATCAAGGATGATAGAATCTTACTTCTTGACACTTTTTTCcatattttgattttccaCGGTAAAACAATTTCGGCCTGGCGTAAGGCCAAGTACCAAGAGCAAGAGGAGTATGCCAATTTCAAGCAATTGCTTGATGAGCCTAAACAAGAGGCGGCAGAGTTGCTTGCGGATAGATACCCCTTACCAAGGTTTATTGATACTGAGGAGGGTGGATCACAAGCTAGGT
- the LYS4 gene encoding mitochondrial Homoaconitase — MRGRLSNAVRCFSSPAHLRQGQNLTEKIVQRFAILPATADGSQQKLVHSGDYVTIKPQHCMSHDNSWPVATKFMGLGAKKVKDNRQIVNTLDHDVQNKSEANLKKYENIAKFAKSQGIDFYPAGRGIGHQIMIEEGYAFPGNLTVASDSHSNTYGGVASLGTPIVRTDAASIWATGQTWWQIPPVAKVELKGKLAKGVTGKDIIVALCGVFNNDEVLNHAIEFVGDGVEQLSIDYRLTIANMTTEWGALSGLFPVDDKLVQWYQQRLERVGPDHPRINKKTVGELMQNQIKSDADAKYAKHLVIDLSTLAPYVSGPNSVKISNSLTKLSQDNIAINKAYLVSCTNSRLSDIEAAAGILKGHKVHPNVEFYVAAASSLVQKDAEALGAWQTILDAGAKPLPAGCGPCIGLGSGLLKDGEVGISATNRNFKGRMGSKDALAYLASPEVVAASAILGRIGAPEEVDGAPVNASPEIVKSIEIEDSSAPAADDASSGAIDVLEGFPKSIEGELILCNADNINTDGIYPGKYTYQDDISKEQMAEVCMENYDPEFKTKTRSDDIIISGYNFGTGSSREQAATCILARGMKLVVAGSFGNIFSRNAINNALLTLEIPDLINKLREKYQGSNELTIRTGWFLKWDVTTATVTVADSDANVILKQKVGELGTNLQDIIVKGGLEGWVKAELKKENQ, encoded by the coding sequence ATGAGAGGAAGACTTTCTAATGCTGTGCGGTGTTTTTCGTCGCCGGCTCACCTTAGGCAAGGTCAAAATTTAACAGAAAAAATTGTGCAAAGATTTGCCATTCTTCCTGCTACGGCAGATGGCTCTCAGCAAAAACTTGTCCATAGTGGTGATTATGTGACTATTAAGCCACAGCACTGTATGTCCCATGACAACTCGTGGCCTGTAGCCACCAAGTTTATGGGTTTGGGAGCTAAAAAAGTCAAGGACAACCGCCAGATTGTAAATACATTGGACCACGATGTTCAGAATAAGTCAGAGGCCAACTTGAAGAAGTACGAGAATATTGCAAAATTCGCCAAGCTGCAAGGTATTGACTTTTACCCAGCGGGAAGAGGTATTGGTCACCAGATCATGATTGAAGAAGGTTACGCATTCCCAGGTAACTTGACCGTTGCTTCTGATTCGCATAGTAATACTTATGGTGGTGTGGCTAGTTTAGGAACCCCAATTGTGAGGACTGATGCTGCATCGATATGGGCTACCGGCCAAACATGGTGGCAGATCCCACCTGTTGCCAAAGTGGAGTTGAAAGGTAAATTGGCCAAGGGTGTTACTGGTAAGGATATTATTGTTGCTTTGTGTGGTGTCTTTAACAACGACGAAGTGTTGAACCACGCTATCGAATTTGTGGGAGATGGTGTTGAACAATTATCCATTGACTACAGATTAACCATTGCCAACATGACTACTGAATGGGGTGCATTGAGTGGATTGTTCCCTGTTGATGACAAATTAGTCCAGTGGTATCAACAGAGATTGGAGAGAGTTGGTCCTGACCATCCAAGAATCAACAAGAAAACCGTTGGCGAGTTGATGCAAAACCAAATCAAGAGCGATGCTGATGCAAAATATGCCAAGCATTTGGTGATTGACTTGTCCACATTGGCACCATACGTTTCGGGACCAAATTCTGTCAAGATCTCAAATTCATTGACCAAATTGAGTCAAGACAATATCGCCATCAATAAGGCATACTTGGTGTCATGTACAAACTCGAGGTTGTCTGATATTGAAGCTGCCGCTGGAATCCTTAAGGGTCATAAAGTTCACCCAAATGTTGAATTTTACGTTGCCGCTGCTTCTTCGCTTGTTCAAAAGGATGCTGAAGCTTTGGGTGCATGGCAAACTATTTTGGATGCTGGCGCCAAGCCACTCCCAGCTGGGTGTGGTCCATGTATCGGATTGGGTTCAGGATTATTGAAAGACGGAGAAGTTGGAATCAGTGCCACAAACAGAAACTTTAAAGGTAGAATGGGTTccaaggatgcacttgcaTACCTTGCTTCTCCCGAAGTTGTGGCTGCATCTGCAATCTTGGGTCGTATTGGTGCACCTGAGGAAGTTGATGGTGCCCCAGTCAATGCAAGTCCCGAAATCGTCAAATCTATTGAAATTGAGGACTCCCTGGCACCGGCCGCCGATGATGCTTCCTCGGGCGCTATCGATGTTCTCGAAGGGTTCCCCAAGTCTATTGAAGGTGAACTTATTCTCTGTAATGCAGACAATATCAACACTGATGGAATCTATCCAGGGAAATACACTTACCAAGATGATATTTCCAAAGAACAAATGGCTGAGGTGTGCATGGAGAATTACGATCCTGAGTTCAAGACCAAGACCCGCTCAGATGACATTATCATTTCTGGATACAACTTTGGTACCGGTTCTTCTAGAGAACAAGCTGCAACATGTATCTTGGCCCGTGGAATGAAACTTGTTGTAGCAGGATCATTTGGAAACATTTTTAGTAGAAATGCTATAAATAATGCATTGTTGACTTTGGAAATCCCAGACTTGATTAATAAATTGAGAGAGAAATACCAAGGAAGCAATGAATTGACGATCCGTACTGGATGGTTCTTAAAGTGGGATGTGACCACTGCCACGGTTACTGTTGCTGACTCTGATGCCAACGTAATCTTGAAGCAAAAAGTCGGTGAGTTGGGAACCAATTTACAGGATATCATTGTCAAAGGTGGATTAGAAGGATGGGTCAAGGCcgaattgaaaaaggagAATCAATAA